The DNA segment TGAACTCCATTATTTGGCTTTCTTGGTTATCTAAAGTAAGTTCTTGGTATTTTGTCATCCCCCCTCACCTGCCCATATACTCATCTGGTTGTCAGATATATTAATGtggtatttcacttttttttaatgtttttgagagacagagagtacaagtgggggatggggacagagagagagggagacccagaatctgaagcaggctccaggctctgagctgtcagcacaaagcccatcacagggctcgaactcatgagccgtgagatcatgacctgagctggagtcggacacttaactgactgagcgcccAGGCACCCCGTACTGTGATATTTAATGTGAAAAACTGTAGATATAATTAGAGACTCTGGGTGATGGGACCTTTCTCCAGATCGGATTTGCTCATGCTTCTGTTAGGAAGATAGGCTAAAGGAGCTGGAGATCCCACAGTAGGCGGACTCATCTAAGGAATATATGATCTGAAGCTTGGCTTCAAACTGTACAATGGAAATTCTACATGTACCTCAGCTTCACGCCTTTCAGAGTCCCGACTGAAAGTGGGTTATTGCCCAAGGTTTCACCTCCTTCCTAGGGCCAATTACTGCAGTATTTGTCAGTGTACTACTATTGACTCCACAGAAAGTGATGCTTGGTTTTGTACCACGTCAGCCCCTCCTTTAAGAATTGGCAATTCCTATAATTTGAGCAAAAAGCAGCATCGATGACAGGCTCACTTCTTTGagcattccttctttttaaagtttggctTCCAAATTTGCCAGTACCTATGCAAATCTTCGATGCCTTTTAACAGATTTATGATTTTTAGTATAAACcttattgaaatatagttcatGTAAATGTGTTCATTATAAGTGTAGAGTTACATGAGTTTTGAAAACTATGTACAGCAATGTAAACACTACCAGAATTAGGAAGTAAAGGTATTCCATCATTCCTCAAAATTCTTTTTGCAGTCAATCCCCTAAAACCCAAGTCCCAAATGGATTTGTCTTCTATAGTTACAAATTACAatttgctttttcccttttctaaaatttcatatgaGTGGAACTGTATTAACATACGTTCTCTTTTGTGTCTAAACACGTTTAGAACTTcatctatatatttacatatatcagaaatttgtttccttttactgATTAGCATTCCATTGTGCAGATATATCAcaatgtgttcattcatttatctgttgacAGACATTCACATTATTACcagtttataattattattaatacagCTGCTATGAAATACCAATATAAGTCTTTTGTGGACAAAAGTTTTCATTTACCGTGGGTAAATATCCAGTGGACTCATATCATAATTGTAAATTTGAGTTTATAAAAAACCATCAAAAATATTTGAGTGgttataaattttacattaacCAGAAACGTGAAAATTCTAAGTGCTCcatatttagcaatatttataatTGTCAGTTATATAATTTTAGTAATTCTAGTTGGTGTGTAGTATAATTATATTGATATTTCAATATGCACTTCTCTAATGACAAATAATGTTCATTATAATTTGATATGCTCATTGACCATTTCTTGATCTCATGTTACAAAGTATTTGTTTAAATCTGTTCCCCTTCTTTATGGATCTTTATATTACTGTATTAAaagagtactttatatattttggatataaaccctttgtaagatatatatttaaaatgtttttccccactctctagttttccttttcattttcttagggtGTGCATAGGGCTCCCCAGAGACAcctatgtgtgtgtggggtgggaggtgttaaagagtttttaaaaaattgtctcacatggggcgcctgggtggcgcagtcggttaaaccccgacatcagccaggtcacgatctcgcggtccgtgagttcgagccccgcgtcgggctctgggctgatggctcggagcctggagcctgtttccgattctgtgtctccctctctctctgcccctcccccgttcatgctctgtctctctctgtcccaaaaataaaataaacgttgaaaaaattgtCTCACATGATTGTGTGGGCTGGCAAGTTGGAAATCTATAGGGGAGGCCAGCAAATAGGAAATTAAGGTAGAATTTGATGTTGCAGTATTGAGTCCAAAATCTCCATTGCAGAGCAAAAGACTGAAAATTCACTCAGAATTGTTATGTTCTTGAAGTAGAATTCATTCTTCTTGAGAAACTTCAGTTTTTGTTCataagaccttcaactgattggatgtggctaacccacattatggaggataatctgctttactGAGAGCCAACTGATTACAAAAGTTAAtcacttctaggggcgcctgggtggctcagtcagttgagcgtccaactttggctcaggtcatgatctcatggttcatgagtttgagccctgcatcactctctgcccctcccccactctctctctctctctctctctctctctctctctctctcaaaaataaacaaaaacattaaaaaaattttttttaagttaatcacatctaaaacagtaccttcacagcaacatctggATTAGTGTTTGACCGAACAACTGGGTACTATAGCTTAGCCAAGCGGGACACAAGAAGTCAATCATCGTAGTGTCtgaagcagaaaattttaattatgataaCTCTAACTTATCCATTGTAATAACTCAAGccttttatgttacatatatataaaactatgtcTACCCCCAATACTGCTAAAATTACTCATACTTTTATATAGTTTTAGCATTCTTAAATGGATGtctatataaagtaaatattttgtgtgAAGTATTAGATTAAGTGccagtttgtttctatttttttattcagttgtTTCAGcactatttgatttaaaaaaactcttctttttcattgaattttttagaacccatgttaaaaatacatagacCAGATGCATTATTTTCATAGGTTTTTGTAAGTAAGACTCATTTTCTCACCTCCTGCTTCCAAAACTAGATTCctgagaaagagatttattttaaataattggctCACCTGGCAAGAATCTGTGTATTTTCAGCCCACTTTTTCAAACTCTAAACTTGTTCCTCAAAAGTGTCTTGGAGAACACTTTAGGAACAGTCAAGTAAGGACTTCTGAATATCCACTCTGAGAGGGgtgtggtggggcgggggtggggggagagaacaGTGGCAAAATGGTCAATGTCAACTTTTTCTAAACTTTGGAAATTACCCAAAGCTTCAAGAAGCTGGAGAGCATTTCTTCAAGAACAACAAGTGAATCTCAGTAAGAACTGTGAGCTCTGAGGATGCTCTTTCCTAGTCACCTTCACAGATCAGTGGAGTCTTAAAAATTAGAGGCCTAAGAGCAAGAGCAActaaagagaaggggagggggagggggagggggaggggagaaaaagaaagaaaggaaaggaaaggaaagggaaaaggaaagaaaccccaGTGTAGTAGGTACTGAAGGGACAATTGTTTGGGAAGTTTCCAAAAAAGCCCACTACCAGAGAACTGTCACTGTTTGACCTGTCTGGAAGCTTCCTGGAAATGCCCATTCACCAGCTTTGAACTGACTTAGAGTTCACACAGTGAGGAAACATCTGGCCATtagtcaaaaataagtaacagcgATTGTGTCAAATTGCAGCTGCCTCAGGCAGAAAAACTAGGAAGGGCTAGAAAGATGGCCAAGAAAATTATATCGGAAAATCCAGGGAATCGATGTGCACAAATGGTTACACGTAGAGGTCTAGAGGGCAGAATACACATGCAAGCAGGCATGGAAGCTCAGGAAGACAATGTAAAAGACCCTAATCTCTCACAAGCAGGAAATGAAAGCTAAGAAAGAACTATAAACCACCAGAGCACCGAGGGCATGCTGCAACATGTACACAGAGCCTCTTTTCAAATGGGGACGATTCATTGCTTTAAGGCattgttttgaagtttttttttttaatttttttttaatgtttatttttatttttgagagagagcaagagcacaagcagggcagcgagagagggagacacagaatccgaagcaggctccaggctctgagctgtcagcacaaagcttgatgccgggctccaactcacaaactgcaagatcatgacctgagccaaagtcagacgcttaaccaactgagccacccaggtgccccggcactGCTTTGAAGTTTCTGCCAATCACTGGTTGACTATGAAGTTGACCAAAAATATTGTCAGCTCCGGCTCCACACTAGACAGAATAGGGAATGCATTGTATTGATCCAGATAAGTAATCAAACAGCAAACTAACAAGCTTTTGgaagtgggaggggagggggaggagaggggagggctgaTTTCTAGAGTCCctatattatattatgtaaaataactAGTTTTTGCCCTGGCCCTCAGCCTCCACTGTCAGCGGATTCTGCCTGTGCCGCAGGGTCAGGGCCTCTGGTATGTCCCGGGGGAGTGTCCTGAAGCTACTATACCACACCTGGTGGCACTGGACAGTGTTGGGCCTGGGTGGCCTGGTGCTCTGCAGTGCCGGACTTCTCTACCTGGCCTGCTGTGCGGCTCTTGGCCCTAGCCTGCCAGAGGCCGCAGCCCTCCTCCCGCTGGGCCAGCACGGGCCACCACCTTCCTGGCAGTACCGTTGGCCTGTGCGCCGTGGGCAGCCGCACGGCACTGTGTGGTGCACCACACAAAGGAGGCGGCCACACGGCCCAGCAGCCAGGGTGACATGCGGGCACATTCTGCTAGTGGGCACAGGCAGCCTGGGCGCCAAGGAGCGGCTAGCCCTGGCACGCGAGCAGGCACAGCACGGTGACTTGCTGCTCCCCCGGCTACACCACGTGTGCAAGAACCTCACGGCCAAGGTACCAGCCACGCTGGTCTGGCTGGAGGGCACGTGGCCTTTGCGTTCATGCTAAAGGCGGATGCCGACGCGTTTGCGGGGCTGGGCGAGCTGCTGGCAGAGCTGCGCACACATGACCCCAGGCACGGTCACCATCTCAACTGGGGCTTCCTTTTAGGCCGCGGCAGTGCCAAGCCTCGGGGCCACTGGCACAAAGCCATCTGACAGCTCTGTGACCACTACCTGCCGTACACGCCAAGCAGTGGCTCTGCGCTCTCAGCGGACCTGGTGCACTACCCGTGCCACAGCTTGAGCACTGGCACACGTGGCACAGTGAGGAGCTGTCCCTGGGCGCCTGGCCAGCGTCGATGGGTGTCCGGCACGAGTACGACCCCTGCTTCCACACCGAGTCAAAGTCCAGTGGCTGTAGCAAACTGTACCCAGTGACACGCAAGCTGAGCCTGGAGGACATGCTGGAGAAGCACAAGGCCCTGATGGGAGAGGACCACCTGTGCAAGCAGGACATGCAGCTGCACCTTTCCTACCTCTTCGACTGGCGGGCGCCTCCCCCACAATGCTGTCAGAGGAAGGAGGGCCTCCCCTGAGCTGCAGCCTAGCTGACCTGCCACAGTCACAACAGCACTGTTGGGAGCCAAGACAGATGCTTTGGGAGGTGGCCGGCACAGCCAGTCATTCAGGGGCCGGTGGGGCAGATGATGAGTGGCCTCCCACTGGCCTTGCATGGACAAAGCTGGCAGGTTCTGGCTAGTGGTTCAAAACGAGTCCAGGCCCCAGGAGACCTGGTTTATTCAGTGCCAAATGGGGTTTTCAGGCAGAAGCCAAGCAGCAGTGGGCAGCTCCTGGATCCCAACTCTGGTGGGCACCCTGGGCTGTACACCCCAGTGGCCACCATGGGGCCTCACTCAAAGAGCATCTTGTTCAGGGTCTGGGAGACCCATGGTACTTTCCAGGACAACACATGATGTCCAGGTACAAATGCTTGTCGCTGGATTTCAGGCAGTGTTGGCCTGGACTGGGAAGATGTCCGGTTTGGGGTGTGATGGCAGACAGCAGGGGCTTGCAGCCCCACCTCAGCCTGTCTGCTTGCTGTTCTCTCCCAAGGTAGGGGCAAGCAGCCAGAGGCTGGAGCTGACAGGCACTTGCAGACCCTGACCCCAAAGAAAGAATCTGGACTTGTTCAGGGGTGGGGACTGTGTCATTTCCTACATCCTTTGTTG comes from the Acinonyx jubatus isolate Ajub_Pintada_27869175 chromosome C1, VMU_Ajub_asm_v1.0, whole genome shotgun sequence genome and includes:
- the LOC106978137 gene encoding LOW QUALITY PROTEIN: beta-1,3-galactosyltransferase 6 (The sequence of the model RefSeq protein was modified relative to this genomic sequence to represent the inferred CDS: inserted 3 bases in 3 codons; deleted 1 base in 1 codon; substituted 1 base at 1 genomic stop codon), with product MSRGSVLKLLYHTWWHWTVLGLGGLVLCSAGLLYLACCAALGPXPARGRSPPPAGPARATTFLAVPLACAPWAAARHCVVHHTKEAATRPSSQGDMRAHSAVGTGSLGAKERLALAREQAQHGDLLLPRLHHVCKNLTAKVPATLVWLEXHVAFAFMLKADADAFAGLGELLAELRTHDPRHGHHLNWGFLLGRGSAKPRGHWHKAIXQLCDHYLPYTPSSGSALSADLVHYPCHSXEHWHTWHSEELSLGAWPASMGVRHEYDPCFHTESKSSGCSKLYPVTRKLSLEDMLEKHKALMGEDHLCKQDMQLHLSYLFDWRAPPPQCCQRKEGLP